In Eulemur rufifrons isolate Redbay chromosome 2, OSU_ERuf_1, whole genome shotgun sequence, the sequence CTTTTACAGAAATGTAACTAGGCCAGGTatcgtggctcacgcctttaatcctagcactctgggaggccgagacaggtggatcatttgagctcaggagttccagaccagcctgagcaagagcgagagcccccccaccaccacctcccccccccagtccccatctctactaaaaatagaaagaaattagctggacaactaaaaatatgtataaaaaattatccGGGAATGGTgtcgtgtgcctgtagtcccagctactctggaggctgaggcaggaggatcccttgagctcaggagtttgaggttgctgtgaggtaggctgacgccacggcactctagctgggggaacagagtgagactctgtctcaaaaaaaaaaaaaaagaaatgtaactaTATTcagatttctaataaaaaattggAGAGTAACAAGAGTTCAAAGTTACCTTAACTTCCTAGGTTTTTCCCTAAAAATAAGGGTCAGTAAGAGTTATTATaactaatatatgtaattaaaaaccactagatataaataaaataattttatatacaacctttaaaaaggttataaaaagacaaaaggatgTGATTTTGGTTAAATTTTGCTCAGTTAAGAggttttcagaattgttttaaattaaaggaataaaaaaatgacaaatgaaactaaatagatataaaaagttgggaaagaaaaatatggtaaaaaaaaattgtcataaacctagcactctgggaggccatggtgggaggattgcttgaggtcaggagttggaggttgcagtgagctacgatgacgccactgcactagctagccagggtgacagagtagtaagactctgtttcaaaaaaaaaaaaaaattagcttttaacATTAGTAATACACTAACACAAAGATACAATTTGAATTGAAAAAGACTTTCATATAATATTATTACAGGTGGTAAAagatttttgttcaccttttgaataaactgtaaaaagaaggggaaagagattCAGTTTACCTTTTCATTAGCTTTCCGTTTCAGTTTGTCTTTATTAGGTCTTATGATTGTTTGGGAAACTGAATCTCTTCTTTActaaagaataaagatttttgttttttaaaatctttgaattattgttttgttaaatgaatgacttgTTTTATGATGACTTGTGATTCTATTTTGTGATATGGAGTGTTTTAAACCTTTGGTATTTCACaaacattccaaaatcaaaaGTTCAAATTATATTAGGGCCTCTAGAAGTCCAAGAGAAACATATTTGGCTTATTTGATATGCAAAGTTACAGAAAGCATTATCAAAAATGAAATGGAGTTTAACATTATTTAGGTTGTATTTATATAAGTATGTGTTCCAAAATTGCATGAAATTCCTAAAAATTCTGATATGTCTTGATatatgttatcagtaataattatcaCTATGTTAAATTGTTGTATGCTACAGGAATAACCAAGTTTTTTGTCAATTGTCTCTTTAACCATGGTGATTCTAAGACTTTTTCTCATTGACAATTACTGTTTtatgttaaagaattttttaactgGCTACAGTCCAAAATTCACTTCttcaagaaaatttacaaaaagtaTTCTGATGGGTACTCTGgaatacaggtttctgataactttggacATTATACAATTTGAACTAGGAAAACTTCCAAAACTTAATTAAAAAGCTGATGTGTTCATGAGGATTGCTAATACATCCTCAAAGAGagcaaaaaattaattacatggaaCTAAACTTATAATacgttgaaataatttttattctttttgtgttttgttttccagaagtcatgaattttttttcttcttttgggttaTTTATAGCTTACAACAAATTATTAAACTATGTTTTTGTGAGCAGAatttgaagcatttatttttctctctacttggtATCTCCAGAATTTAGAAACTATTTGTGAGTCTTCTTAATTTATGGTAATTTAGTCATTTGCATAAGGTCAATAGGAATCTGCTTTCTTTTATAACAGTACACCATTGGAGACACCAGTTatttaccaaggctttgactggaatggCATATTCTCAGATATGCCTAGATTGCTTTCAGGAATTAAGGCTGACTTTACAGAGCTGATAAAAAGCCCTATGGAAAGACTTGCCTGGTACCTCATCTTTACAAGGTTCTAATAggtaaagaatgtcactttccAACACATTAAAGAAACTTGCTATTTTGGGACCTTCAGAGGACAGGAATTTATCCAATTCATATAGGTAATGGAGGCAGTCTGGCCAATCTTTGGCTTGGCTAGCCttgaaaagctttttatttttttatttttatttattttttttatttcagctcattatgggggtacaaaagtccaggttatatatattgcccatgcccccccatcccccccgagtctgagcttcaagcgtgtccattccctagacagtgagcatcgcactcatcatgtaggtatgcacccatcccctccccccaccccatcccccccagtcagaacttcaagcatgtccattccccaggcagtgtgcatcggactcatcaagtaggtatacatccatcccttccccccagcccccacctctgtccgatacccaattggtgttattcccaaatgtgcacttaggtgatgatcagggaaaccagtttgctggtgagtacatgtggtgcttatttttccattcttgggatacttcacttaatagaatgggttccaactctctccaggagaaccaaagagatgccatatcaccgttatttcttatagctgagtaatattacatggtatacatataccacattttgctaatccattcatgaattgatgggcatttgggttctttccacatctttgcaattgtgaattgtgctgctataaacatttgggtgcaggtgtcttttttatagaatgacttttgttcttctgggtagatgcccaataatgggattgctggatcgaatggtaggtctacttgaatctgtttaaggtatctccacattgctttccacaggggctgcactagtttacagtcccaccagcagtgcatgagtgttcctgtctctctgcatccatgccaacatgtattgttttgggactttttgataaaggccattctcactggagttaagtgatatctcattgtggttttgatttgcatttccctgatgattagagatgttgaacattttttcatatgtttgttagccatttttatatcttcttttgaaagatttctattcatgtcctttgcccacttcttggtagggttgttcgattttttcttactgattttcctgagttctaaatagattcttggaGGCTCTTTTGTTCGGCAGAGGGGAGGGCCGTTGGCCGGGGCCTGCGGTACGCAGCTTCATTGAGGGGCTCCACCGCGGCCACCAGCTTGTTGCTTTCCCCGGGCGCCACTCCCCCGGCTGGCCCGACGCGACGCTCCAGTAGCGCGGCACCGATTCCTCTTGGGTTTTTGGGCGCTGCTCTGAGCAGCGTCACCCTCTACACCAGAAAGCTGGCGGGCActatggggaaaaaacaaaacaagaagaaagtGGAGGAGGTgctagaagaggaggaagaggaatatGTGGTGGAAAAAGTTCTTGACCGTCGAGTGGTAAAGGGCAAAGTGGAGTACCTCCTAAAGTGGAAGGGTTTCTCGGATGAGGACAACACGTGGGAGCCAGAAGAGAACCTGGATTGCCCTGACCTCATTGCTGAGTTTCTGCAGTCACAGAAAACAGCACATGAGACAGATAAATCAGAGGGAGGCAAGCGCAAAGCTGATTCTGATTCTGAAGATAAGGGAGAAGAGAGCAaaccaaagaagaagaaagaggagtcaGAAAAGCCACGAGGTTTTGCTCGGGGTTTGGAGCCGGAGCGGATTATTGGAGCTACAGACTCCAGTGGAGAGCTCATGTTTCTGATGAAATGGAAAAACTCTGATGAGGCTGACCTGGTCCCTGCCAAGGAAGCCAATGTCAAGTGCCCACAGGTTGTCATATCCTTCTATGAGGAAAGGTTGACGTGGCATTCCTACCCCTCGGAGGATGATGACAAAAAAGATGACAAGAATTAACGCTCCTGAGTACCAGCCCCTGTCACATCTGACTGTGGGTTTcaagtggggagggaaggagtttTACTTGTCTTGACACCATAGAGGTGGCTTGAGAAGATGTCCTTTGAAGAGCCAGTATAGTTTCTGTGCCCTGCACCAGCCCAAAGTGCTTTAAAGCCGTTCAAGCTGTATAGATTGCACACCCATCCCAGTGGAGGGGAAGGGGGTAAGTGTTTCAAGGCAGCCCATTCTGCACTTTGTCAAGAAAAGCAAAGGGCCTTCTATGAAGGACAAAACTTGTAGAATTGGGTGTGTGGGAGAACAAAAAGATACTGTAGATCTTCAAAGAGCATCTCCACAACCCACAGCCTTCTTCCCAATAGTGTTAACTCTGCATTTTTACAGCGTAGCATGTGtgtagtttttggctattactgGTGTAttatttgggggtgggagggatggggtgggagagaagggagatgaGTAGGATCATTTTGGTTAAAATTTGGGGCCTGATTGGGGAAATGGTGAAATAATGGAAAGAACAGACAACTAATGACTTGCTTCTATGTCcataatattttaccttttcaaaaaatgtcATTGGCACCACAAATGAGGACTGTGAGAGACTGTTTAAAAGCTGTGAATGCCTGAAACCTATAAGCCAAGGTGTTCCCTGCCTTAGCTTACTGCTGTTCCCCACAAAGTACTAAGCCAGCTCATAAGTTACCAAAGCTGCCATTTTGGAGATGGAAACTGATTGAGGAGGGAAAGTCTTGTATTAGAGAGTATACATCGGCAGATCATTCTGTCCTAGAGGTGCTAATTCCTGAAATTAAACAAGACGACCCTTTCTTTTCCAGTTATGAAGTTATAAATAGCTTGTTCATCCAAGCCACTGGCTGAGGTGTTGGGGAAGAGGGTGGTACAGGAGATGGGAAAGTAGGGAAGACAAGGGCCCATGCTCTTAGGGCAGAGAACTCTTGGAGCCTCTCTgttattgtgtttttttgtttttttgtttttctttgaacgTTGGAGATGGGAGAGTAGGGAAGACAAGGGCCCTTGCTCTTAGAGCGGAGAACTCCTGGAGCCTctctggttttgttgttgttgttgttgttgttattgttattgttttttgaaCTTTGAACTCTAAAACCATTTGGGTAGCAGGGTTCAGTCACTGACAGCACAAGTTTCATTGAATCAGTTCAAGAGTTGAATGATTTCAAAAGCCCTGGTCTCAGGAGAATATTAAACTTTCATACTGGGGCAATGATTCACTGTAAAacacaacacacaaaaaacattttttaaaaaatcctaagaattaaaTGATACCCAAAATGCTCTGTCTTGAATCACAAGATCCACCAGTTCTTGACATCATCTAGAGTTGCAACTAGAGCTacattataaaatcttttttaggCATGTGCTAGATTTCTGTGAAAACTTTGTTTAAATGTAAACTTCATACCACACTGTCAGTTTTTGTCTTAATAAAActatagatttataaaaaaaaataaataaataaataaatagattcttgttatcagccctttatctgatgtgtagtatgtgaaaattttttcccattctgtaggttgtctgtttactctcatgactgtttctttggctgtgcagaagctttttaatttgatcaggtcccatttatttatttttgttgtttctgtgattgccttaggggtcttcctcataaattctttgcctaggccaatgtctgtaagagtcttccctacattttcttctagaattctaatagtttccgacctaaggtttaagtctgttatccactgtgatttgatttttgtgagaggtgaaagctgtgtgtcctgttttagtcttctacatgtggctatccagttttcccagcaccatttattaaataaggaatcttttccccagagtatgtttttgtcaaagattaggtggctatatgaggatggttttatatttggattttctgttctgttccactggtctgtgtccctgcacttgtgccaataccaagcagttttaataatcacagccttgtagtatagtttgaattctggcaaattaatacctcccattttgtttttgttgcttaaaattgcttttgctaaatggggtcttctctggttccatacaaagcataaaattattttttctatatctgtgaaaaatgatgttggtaatttaatagggattgcattgaatctgtagatcactttgggcagtatagacattttaacaatgttgattcttccaatccacgagcatggtatggttttccacctatttacatgctctgcgatttccttcctcagtgtttcatagttctcgctatagaggtcctttacctctttagttaaatatattcctaggtattttattttctttgttgctattttgaagggtattgagtccttaatttggttctccgtttgactgttattggcatatatgaatgcctctgatttgtgtgtattgattttgtatcctgagactttattgaattcattgatcaattccaggagtctcttggttgaatccttggggttttctagataaaacatcatatcatcagcaaagagtgagagtttgatctcttctttccttatttggactcccttgattctgctctcttacctgatgcaaatgaaaaccacaatgagataccacttaacttcagtgagaatggcctttatcaaaaagtcccataacaacaaatgttggcctggatgcggagagacaggaacactcctacatggctggtgggactgcaaactagtgcaacctctatggaaagcaatatggagatacctcaaagagatacaagtagatctaccatttaatccagcaatcccattattggatatctacccaaaaaaacaaaagacattctataacaaagacatctgtacctgaatgtttatagcagcacaattcgcaattgcgaagatatggaaacaacccaagtgcccatcaatacatgagtggattagtaaaatgtggtatatgtataccatggagtactattcagctataagaaataatggtgatctagcacctgttgtattttcttggaaagagctggaacgcattctactaagtgaagtatcccaagaatggaaaaataagcaccacatggactcaccatcacattggtttcactgatcatcacctaagagcacatttaggaataacattaattgggtgtcgggcagatgttggggggaggggatgggtgtgtacatacataatgagtgcgatgtgcaccgtctagggaatggacatgctttaagctctgactcaggggtgggcagaggggcaatatacgtaacctaaacttttgtacccccatgatatgctgaaataaaaaaaaaaagaaagcttctgCAGAAGATTCTCCACCCCAGTCTCCTGATGGCCAGCTAGGTGGTGGAGAAATATGACAGGAGGGTGGGGATGACAGTGTCTGTCTCCGTAGGACTGTTGTAATGATTCAGGTGTGAAAACACCCACACCAGCGGGTGTCTGATACATGCTAGCTACTGTTTCCCCCACTTCTTGcttaggctcaagcgatcatcaTCTCTTGTTTGTGACTCATTGTGATGAACTTCATCTCGTTACCTGTGTccataaacatgttttctttctatgGGCAGGTGGGGATCATCACACGGATGTGTCTGGGCACTAATGCACATGATTCTTCTTGTGTGGGGAAGCAAAGAAGGATTTTATATTCCCCTAATATCAGAAAAAACTAGAATggcataatgataatattaatgccACTAAGCATTGCACCTTTTCTATGTCTCAGGCACTGTGAccagtgtttaataaatattatccttttaattagaagacatttacaaaggaaaataatctatttgtctcagaaaaaaatgctttaatatttGTAGTTCCTCTCACTGTCTTTGGTAGAGATGTACCCTAATGGAGGGGGCAGTATATTTTGAGTTGAGTTGAGGGAAGGATGTCAGAATACAAGTGGGGCGTGcggagagagagactgagagagtgAGCAGGTGTAAAGGTGTAAGCTAGTGGGAAGggagttctttaaattttttgttctgtatgagaaatggaataaaacagaatttGGGGCACAGtctggggaaagggagggaagaggaggaggagggtggtgaCCGGGCTTTTGCGTGGGAGGgcggggaaagagaaggaagagggcgGGACGGAGGGAAGGATGTTGGCTCAGGCACCTGGAGACTGCAAAGGGGAAAGATCATGGAGCCCTTAGTGGTGACAGTTGCAGGAGGTCCGCCACTCCTGAGCTGGCTGTTGGTTTCTTCAGGGTCAAGAGCTGCTAGGTCCTGTGTGTTCAGCCCCCCAGGGTCTGCAGTGGTGAGCACTGGTGGTCCTTGGCGCACTGCGAGGTGGGGGGTGCACAGCAGCCTGGAGTCCTACTAGGTGCTCAGCAGAGGAGTTTGCTGGAGGCCTGTGCCCAGTAGGTCCCTGGGCACCAGGTAGCTCACACTGCGTGGCTGACACGGGTAACCCCTGTCCCTCTTCCTTGCTCCCCACTGTCTGCAGACCGCTCAGCTGTGCTGGTTCCCACAGCAATTTCAGCAGGGCGAAAGTGAAGCCAGTCATTCTAGTAGTGCTCCAAAGCCTGGGGATGCCGGTTGTCCACCTGGCTCTCCTGTACCCGGCAAGGGGCACTCTTGAGCCAGGGACTTCCCTCTCGTGCTGGGCAGGGCTGACCTGGCGATGAGGTGATCCAGCCCAGATGAAGCTTCCTGCTCCTCTTTTCGTGTGGTTGTTCTCATTTACATCTTCCACGGTGTTGCTGAACCTTCTTAAGTGGACTCCGGAGCTCTTCCAGAGTTAGGTTCATTCATGACTAGCTCCAAATTGTTGCTCTTTGTAGAGGGCAGAAAGGCTGGGATCGCCTATTCCACCATCCTGCTCATGTCTCTCCCTCAGTATAAGTTCTTACAGCAGTTCTGAGAGTTACATCTTGACAACATGAGTTTCTAATTCAGGAACAGGTTATAACTAACTATTTATTGGGGCCTTCTTGTATGTGTTTGTACACAGTTTTGTTAATTCTTCACTTACAGacattaaaatatctgaatttgttatgatatgtgtattttacactgtTGTAAATATAacctttctatatatttctttttttctttcaatttgttcTTGTTGCATTCAAATGCAATTAATCTTTGCGTACTGATTTGGAATGAAAAACTTAGTACATACTTAAAAATTCTAAGAAGTTGTTTGTTTATGCCTGCTGAcatagaacaacaacaacaacaaaaacaaacaaacaaacaaagaagttGTTTCGGTAGATTCTTTTGTATCTCTGAATAAACTAGTCACATCTCTGAATTGTGATAGTTCTGTATCATCCTTTTCAATCTTTaatacatttctgatttttttcatacatCCTTGGCTAGATCCCATGTCACAATGTTAAAGAGAAATAACAACAGTGGGAATGCACAGACTGTTTCTTATTTAGAATAGAATGTTCTCAACATTTCACTGTTAAGCATGATATTTATGGAAGGTTCATGAGTAGTTGCCTTTTACAGGCAAAGACATTTCCTTGGTACTCCAACTTCactgattttccttttaaatgatgtttttcttttcttttcttttctttttttatttcagcttatcatggggggtacaaaagttcaggttacatacgttgcccatgtaccgcctgtccccccaagtcaaagctccaggcgtgtccattccccagacagtgcgcgttgcactcatcatgtaggtatacacccatgcgctcctcgcaccccccctccccgagtcagcaccttcaagcgtgaccattccccagacggtgcgcaacgcactcatcatgtagttttctttttaaatagttaataacAGATAAATTGCATCGATTACATTTTATGTGGAAATTTCCAATAGAcacaaaagtagaagaaaaaaagtaacgaTTTTTGATGTCTCAGCTTCAATAGTTGTAAACACTAAACCGGTTCTGCTTCATCTATAACCCTGCCATGAATTGGCTATAGCATTGCTGAGAAAAATCCCAAGCACTGTATTACTTAACCCATAATGACTTCAGTATGGACCTCTGACACGtgacactttattttatttatttacttatttatttgtttatttttgtagcaaTAATCACGCctcggataaacctcattggctgtGATACTGACACTATGCAAAGCTAACACTTTTATAGATAGAGCCACCATGCCATTGTCACATGTAAGAAATAGCCCATAGTATGATAGCTATTATCACACGTAACAAATAGCCCATAATAAGTTAGCCATGTCTCTCCCCTCCAAGTGTTTTTCACACTATTGCGCTGCAATGTCAGTGTGTCCTAGGGCGCATACTCTCAAGCCCCCGGGGGCAGAGAGAAGGATGGATGGGTGTGCAGACACACGAGGGGCAGCGGGACAAACCTGTGTCAATGGCTGAGTTTCCAGACTGCAGCCCCCAACTCACAACAGCAGCCAGGGGAAGGGGGCTCCGAGCACACCGCCGTCCCCTCCCAGGGACCCCATTCTGTGGAACTTTGCCCTTAACCTCAgcggaggtgggggaggggtgggagggggaaggacagTCGATCTGTGACCATCTGcagctccccttcccccaccttttcCCACTGTCATGCCCAGACCCCCGCACCCATCACCCCATCCCTGCCTGGGCCACACACCACCCTCCCCTGGGCCCTTCGGAGAAGGGACTAAAAGCCAGAGGTGACCTCTCCTTGATGTTTTCTGGGTGGAAGCGGGAGGGGTCACAGACCTAATTAGAGTGGAAGGACTTTTATCTTAGAATATATATCTAATTAGAGTGGAATTAGATGTATATCCTAAGATAAAagtcaaatttgctttttttgcctTTAGAGTTCTTATTTAcactttttattgaaaagatgcgtatttatagaaaaaatacaagtaagcaaaagtaagaaaggaaaatcCTACATCATCACAGCGTGTCAAAATAAACATTGTTAACATTCTCTCACATGCACTTCcaggtttttaatttatatgtaatcTTTTTATGTGTGAAAACTTTTATTGACATCCAAATGAATTCCATTTGTATgtacttttctgcttaaaatgctATGTTAAACACAAAGAAGCcatgagaagatgctcaatatcattggTTATTAGGGAGACACAGATCAAAACCACGGTGTGGTGCCACTTCCCAGCCCCTAGGACGGCTGGAATCTACTATGAAAAcgggaaaataacaagtgtcggCAGAGAAATAAGAACCCTCACACCTTcctggtgggaacgtaaaatgaTGCAGGTTCTGTGGATAACAGTTTGGAGGTTCATCAAAAGTGAAGCACAGAACTGTCCTATGACCCTATCCGAATACAGTATATTTCACTGCTAGGTATagactcaaaagaattgaaaacaggtgttcaaacaaaaagcttgtatgcaaatgttcatggcagccctAATCACAATTGCCAAGAGGC encodes:
- the LOC138399907 gene encoding chromobox protein homolog 1, which gives rise to MGKKQNKKKVEEVLEEEEEEYVVEKVLDRRVVKGKVEYLLKWKGFSDEDNTWEPEENLDCPDLIAEFLQSQKTAHETDKSEGGKRKADSDSEDKGEESKPKKKKEESEKPRGFARGLEPERIIGATDSSGELMFLMKWKNSDEADLVPAKEANVKCPQVVISFYEERLTWHSYPSEDDDKKDDKN